AGGGGCGCCCCAAGATCGACCTGGGAAAATACGGAATAGCCTGAACTGCGTCATTCGTTTTGAGCGCTCAAAAAATAGGGCGGATCAGGCCGTCCCCTTTTGGTCGTCCAAGCTGTGGGAGTAAGCCCCTCCCTGAGAAACACAGTTGACTAGTTCATCAGCGCGAAGCAGAAAACGTTTGAGCAGCGGAGAAGTGTTCGACTTGTTATAGCCCATCATCAGGCCGATGGTCGGGACCTCGCCGCGCAAGGGACGAGCGACGACCGACGGGATCAGAGCATTTCGCACATAGAGTGGAAGCAGGGTGAAACCGCCGGTGGATGCCACCAACGACATTCCACCGGATAAAGTTTCGGCGTCGTAGTTCTGCTTCAGTGTGATTCCTTCCTTCGCCGCATAGTCATCGATCACGGTTCGGAGGACGGGCGCGACTCGCGCTGTGCTGATGAAACTCTCGCGTGCGAGATCCTGCGGCCGCACTGCCCTGTGCCGGGCTAGGCGGTGGCGAGTAGGCAGTATCGCAATCAAAGGCTCCTTAGTCAGGAACTTAAAAGCCAGGCCTGCGGTGTGCGCTTCGCGTCGCAGCAGGGCCACGTCGATCTTGCCTTGCATCAGCCCATCCGCGAGCTCAGGTGAAGACTTCGTCATGAGCGTAATCTCGACGTCGGGCGCCTCCTCGCGCAAAATGCGCAGCGACTCTGACAGCCAGATCGCTTCCTGTCCCAGCAAAAAGCCAATGACAAACCCTGGCTTCTCGGGCCGTTCTGTACTACGTGCAGCTTCGCAGGCCACTTCGATCTGCATCAACGCCAGCCGTGCATGATCGAGAAATACCCGCCCGGCC
Above is a window of Terriglobales bacterium DNA encoding:
- a CDS encoding LysR substrate-binding domain-containing protein, which translates into the protein MELRHLRYFIAVAEEGSLTNAAGRRLHTAQPSLSRQIRDLELEIGVKLLERKARGIALNAAGRVFLDHARLALMQIEVACEAARSTERPEKPGFVIGFLLGQEAIWLSESLRILREEAPDVEITLMTKSSPELADGLMQGKIDVALLRREAHTAGLAFKFLTKEPLIAILPTRHRLARHRAVRPQDLARESFISTARVAPVLRTVIDDYAAKEGITLKQNYDAETLSGGMSLVASTGGFTLLPLYVRNALIPSVVARPLRGEVPTIGLMMGYNKSNTSPLLKRFLLRADELVNCVSQGGAYSHSLDDQKGTA